A single Endozoicomonas sp. NE40 DNA region contains:
- a CDS encoding relaxase/mobilization nuclease domain-containing protein, producing MKSMIMRHDNLHSHTKYYLDEEIVRHGFVLLEITCGNVCGRNAYEISKEFSDLHNTRPDTRNPIIACVLSLPPGEKCNDETWGLIVREFIRQMETNPDEHLWFGVRHKNTLQDHLHIEISRIKFSGKIWNPRFELIKAALAASRLEKQFNLTPTTPMVEVGKGKKLVFNNKSQQRKPSRSMMTKAGLNKTPLEIIQDEIDHLLKIKNGIKKIVFEKLLRRKGIIPVPNIRNKKLVGYRFTYGKHSFKGSELGTNYKLKELISRGLIINSDENPIETIKKNITSNPKPASLPSQTNNPEDKKAVPTKPINKTKTLTERNRQNYYKRKSKHQKVDSIPAEK from the coding sequence ATGAAATCAATGATAATGAGGCACGATAATTTACATTCACACACAAAATACTACCTCGATGAAGAAATTGTCCGACATGGATTTGTATTGCTTGAAATCACATGTGGTAACGTTTGTGGACGCAATGCCTATGAGATATCCAAGGAATTTTCCGATCTGCACAATACTCGCCCGGATACCAGAAATCCTATTATCGCTTGTGTGCTAAGCCTCCCACCAGGAGAGAAATGCAACGATGAAACATGGGGTCTGATCGTACGAGAATTTATTAGGCAGATGGAAACGAACCCAGATGAGCACCTCTGGTTTGGCGTTCGGCATAAAAATACCCTGCAGGACCATCTGCATATTGAGATATCACGAATCAAATTTTCCGGTAAAATCTGGAATCCCAGATTCGAGCTGATAAAAGCTGCACTGGCTGCATCCAGACTTGAAAAGCAATTTAACCTGACTCCAACAACACCTATGGTAGAAGTTGGGAAAGGAAAAAAGCTGGTTTTTAATAATAAAAGCCAACAGCGGAAACCTTCTCGCTCTATGATGACAAAAGCAGGATTGAACAAAACTCCTTTAGAAATAATTCAGGATGAAATTGATCATTTGCTCAAAATAAAAAACGGCATCAAAAAAATAGTTTTCGAAAAACTCCTTAGAAGAAAGGGCATAATTCCAGTGCCGAACATTAGAAATAAAAAACTCGTAGGTTATCGATTTACATATGGAAAGCACTCATTCAAGGGCTCTGAATTGGGTACAAATTACAAGCTCAAAGAACTGATATCCAGAGGTCTTATCATTAATTCAGACGAAAACCCTATTGAGACAATCAAAAAAAACATAACTTCCAACCCCAAACCAGCCTCACTCCCTTCTCAAACAAATAATCCAGAAGATAAAAAAGCAGTTCCAACAAAACCTATAAACAAAACAAAGACTCTAACTGAAAGAAACAGGCAAAATTATTACAAGCGAAAATCTAAGCATCAGAAAGTTGATTCAATCCCAGCCGAAAAGTAG
- a CDS encoding pyocin activator PrtN family protein has product MLDFDLLHREFGYRALVPLEDLVERGYLSLSVRTAKNRAALDLLPFPVVRPEDSQKSSYMVAINDFYKWINGRVKDANDSWQNMNG; this is encoded by the coding sequence ATGCTTGATTTTGATTTGCTGCATCGTGAGTTTGGTTACAGGGCTCTGGTGCCACTGGAAGATCTGGTTGAGCGAGGGTATCTGTCTCTGAGTGTCAGAACTGCAAAAAATCGTGCAGCACTGGACTTGTTACCTTTCCCGGTTGTGCGACCAGAAGACAGTCAGAAATCATCTTACATGGTGGCCATTAATGATTTTTATAAATGGATTAATGGACGAGTCAAAGATGCCAATGACAGTTGGCAGAATATGAACGGATGA
- a CDS encoding helix-turn-helix transcriptional regulator, which yields MSKVIVAPETQPLLPPELQEGVFDQVSKALYGNYWLHLTYKNAAGSIRDATVMPLGLAQQGPRLYVVCRFKGYEDDRVLALHRIQSAESSTLTFDRPEEFDLKQFSADGRFTFGRGEKVRLTFSIQKSAGLHILETRLSEDQQHTECDDFYEITATVVRSAQLEWWLGTFGDRVKDIVYKPA from the coding sequence GTGTCCAAGGTGATTGTTGCCCCTGAAACCCAGCCACTGTTACCACCTGAATTGCAGGAAGGTGTTTTTGATCAGGTCAGTAAAGCTCTGTATGGCAACTACTGGCTTCATCTGACATATAAAAATGCAGCCGGGAGTATTCGGGATGCCACCGTCATGCCATTAGGGTTGGCTCAGCAGGGACCAAGGCTGTATGTGGTTTGTCGCTTTAAAGGGTATGAAGATGATCGGGTTCTGGCATTGCATCGCATTCAGAGTGCAGAATCATCCACACTCACCTTTGACAGACCGGAAGAGTTTGATTTGAAGCAGTTCAGTGCCGATGGTCGATTCACCTTTGGACGAGGTGAAAAAGTCAGGCTGACCTTCTCGATACAAAAAAGTGCCGGTCTGCATATTTTGGAAACCCGGTTATCAGAAGATCAGCAACATACAGAATGCGATGACTTTTATGAGATAACGGCAACGGTTGTCCGGTCCGCACAGCTGGAGTGGTGGCTGGGAACGTTTGGCGACCGGGTCAAAGATATTGTTTATAAGCCAGCTTGA
- a CDS encoding type II toxin-antitoxin system HipA family toxin: protein MAEKQRPRPEFAEALELVLHGQRIGVLVHYSGGRKILTFDPEYRQLPTSERPVFTLTQLWKENYLAGRQSHSQRLPPVLSNLLPEGALREWLSSSLKTHIENEFPLLAWTGNNLPGALEALPLNAGEIPGWALAGRDQVEPVPIPIDIGVKDSKFSLAGVQMKFSSIRQDGRFNISTDIGSDSWIIKTPSTVYRNVPENEFTAMKLAESIGVEIPEIQLIPLEKLDNLSDIVLPDEPMAYGIRRFDRGEGSYRQNKHRIHTEDFAQIFEFYAHKKYSHANYEQIGRVIYQFSQNGLADLQQMARRLLANILLANGDAHLKNWSIIYPDGIQPRLSPAYDIVTTLAYVKGETGSALNMGKEKSWRAMTMGTFQYWASRIGAPWPAIKIHLHEAIESAREQWPELLQALPMSASHKDVLKEHMASLSSDFRVEL from the coding sequence ATGGCTGAAAAACAGCGCCCGCGTCCGGAGTTCGCAGAAGCTTTGGAGCTGGTTCTTCATGGGCAACGTATTGGAGTTCTGGTTCATTATTCCGGTGGGCGGAAAATTCTGACATTTGATCCTGAATACCGTCAACTTCCAACATCTGAGCGACCTGTATTTACGCTGACCCAGCTATGGAAAGAGAATTATCTAGCTGGCCGACAAAGCCATTCTCAACGTTTACCTCCCGTTCTCTCCAATCTACTGCCGGAAGGTGCGCTACGAGAATGGCTGTCTAGCTCCCTGAAGACACATATTGAAAATGAATTTCCTTTACTGGCATGGACAGGAAATAACTTGCCGGGTGCTCTGGAGGCACTTCCTTTGAATGCGGGGGAAATTCCCGGCTGGGCATTAGCAGGCAGAGATCAGGTTGAACCAGTGCCTATACCTATAGATATCGGAGTGAAAGACTCAAAATTCTCTCTGGCCGGTGTGCAGATGAAATTCTCCAGTATCCGGCAAGATGGACGTTTCAATATTAGCACTGACATTGGCTCGGATAGCTGGATTATAAAAACCCCTTCCACTGTTTACCGCAATGTTCCGGAAAATGAATTTACTGCAATGAAACTGGCTGAAAGCATTGGGGTTGAAATACCCGAGATTCAGCTGATACCGCTGGAGAAACTCGATAACTTATCTGACATCGTTCTGCCAGATGAGCCCATGGCTTATGGTATTCGGCGATTTGATCGGGGAGAGGGTTCGTACAGGCAAAATAAACACCGCATTCATACAGAGGATTTTGCTCAGATATTCGAATTTTATGCCCACAAGAAATACAGTCATGCCAATTATGAACAGATAGGTCGGGTCATCTATCAGTTCAGTCAGAACGGGCTTGCAGATTTGCAACAAATGGCCAGACGCCTTCTGGCAAATATTTTGCTGGCAAATGGAGATGCACACCTGAAAAACTGGAGTATCATCTACCCAGATGGCATACAGCCCCGGCTGTCACCTGCTTATGATATTGTCACTACGTTGGCGTATGTAAAAGGTGAGACGGGGTCTGCTCTCAATATGGGCAAAGAAAAAAGCTGGCGAGCCATGACAATGGGAACATTTCAGTATTGGGCTTCGCGAATCGGAGCACCCTGGCCTGCTATTAAAATACATTTGCATGAGGCAATAGAGAGCGCCCGAGAACAATGGCCTGAGTTGTTACAAGCGTTACCTATGTCCGCAAGTCATAAAGACGTTTTGAAAGAACATATGGCGAGTTTGTCGTCTGATTTTCGTGTTGAGTTGTAA
- a CDS encoding IS4 family transposase yields the protein MNPVTALQNKLSVHLDWNKARCEFIAQFILGLIKLRTSSLYRLRVAFVREASPDSSYKRIQRFFRSYSLDYSAIARLIVTLVPLEPKWTLCLDRTNWKLGSQDINHLVLAVCCQGVAIPLFWSNLDKAGCSESNQRIALMKRFLATFPDQPVACLSADLEFHGHGWLSWLMEQGILFRVRIKKNTQVAKPGSSAISVRLQFRSLKAGTWDAISKPCKIWGLKLYVAGSLSHKGYCFVVSQDKPDTIIPDYHCRWEIESLFSCLKTRGFDMEACRLTAPERTDKLTALLALAFCWSYTEGLKRQAISPSRIAKTRFGASWPAESIFHQGLEYLQELLLNPDKLKRGFKQALNFFVP from the coding sequence ATGAACCCTGTCACAGCACTCCAGAACAAGCTTAGTGTTCATCTCGATTGGAACAAGGCTCGTTGTGAATTTATTGCTCAATTTATCCTTGGTCTGATCAAACTCAGAACCAGCTCTCTATACAGACTCCGTGTCGCCTTTGTCAGAGAGGCCTCCCCCGACTCAAGCTACAAACGGATTCAACGTTTTTTCAGAAGCTACTCACTGGACTACTCCGCTATTGCTCGCTTGATTGTCACGTTAGTGCCTCTTGAGCCTAAGTGGACTCTCTGTCTCGACAGAACCAACTGGAAACTCGGAAGTCAGGACATTAACCATCTGGTTCTGGCTGTTTGTTGTCAGGGTGTTGCCATTCCTTTGTTCTGGAGCAACCTTGATAAAGCTGGTTGCTCCGAGTCGAATCAGAGAATTGCCCTCATGAAACGCTTTTTGGCAACTTTTCCGGATCAGCCAGTTGCCTGCCTGTCTGCAGACCTGGAGTTTCATGGACATGGCTGGCTAAGCTGGCTCATGGAGCAAGGAATACTGTTCAGAGTACGCATCAAGAAGAATACACAAGTGGCGAAGCCCGGAAGCTCTGCCATCTCCGTGCGGTTGCAGTTTCGTTCACTGAAGGCTGGCACTTGGGACGCAATTTCGAAGCCTTGCAAAATCTGGGGCTTGAAGCTTTATGTTGCAGGGAGTTTGTCCCATAAAGGCTACTGCTTTGTTGTCAGCCAGGATAAGCCTGATACGATTATTCCCGACTACCATTGCCGCTGGGAAATCGAGTCTCTGTTCAGTTGCCTTAAAACCAGAGGGTTTGACATGGAAGCTTGCAGGCTGACCGCACCAGAGAGGACGGACAAGCTGACGGCTTTGCTGGCTTTGGCATTCTGCTGGAGCTACACCGAAGGGTTGAAGAGGCAAGCAATTTCTCCATCAAGAATTGCGAAAACGCGCTTTGGTGCATCATGGCCAGCAGAAAGCATTTTCCATCAAGGCTTGGAGTACCTGCAGGAACTACTTCTGAATCCTGATAAATTGAAACGTGGATTTAAACAGGCTTTGAACTTTTTTGTCCCGTAG
- a CDS encoding McrC family protein → MSELITVFEYGYLSSTTSDQRCTRISQAAFDYLEALCLREDESSPSFLRLCSFDRNKALQVRNYVGVIHTPAGQQIEVLPKITRTNGADSHDSARQSLLNMLRHLREFKHIETTDAQVATRKLPLFEVFIRQFLESVSTLVKRGLRSEYVRREDNQCFMKGKLLTTKQLKHNLVNKHRFYVEYDEYLLDRPVNRLIHTALNKVAAYSRSNDNQKLCRELMFAFSDVPCSHHVKNDFAAINVTRGMDHYQKPLAWTRLILEGVTPLSMQGKAEAISLLFPMEAVFEAYVGSILRKQLQAPYSLKEQARSQYLVEFNGSRWFNLRPDLLIEKSHKPVIVMDTKWKLVNSQKANGSEKMGMSQADFYQMFAYGQKYLNGQGELVLIYPKTDAFEEPVAFSFDFSEHLKLWVVPFDIADGVKDEDRLILSRNSPFLDIFCCEQ, encoded by the coding sequence ATGTCTGAACTCATTACGGTTTTCGAGTATGGCTATTTAAGCTCAACCACCTCTGACCAACGCTGTACCCGAATTAGTCAGGCAGCTTTTGACTACCTTGAGGCTTTGTGCCTCAGGGAAGATGAAAGCTCGCCGTCCTTTCTGCGTCTGTGTAGCTTTGACAGGAACAAAGCCCTGCAAGTCAGGAACTATGTGGGCGTGATTCACACACCCGCGGGTCAGCAAATTGAAGTTCTGCCAAAGATAACGCGCACTAACGGTGCTGACAGTCACGATAGTGCCCGACAGTCGTTGCTGAATATGCTGCGGCATTTGCGGGAGTTTAAGCACATTGAAACAACCGACGCACAGGTGGCTACTCGCAAACTACCGCTGTTTGAAGTGTTTATCCGTCAGTTTTTGGAGAGTGTCAGCACACTGGTAAAACGGGGATTGCGGTCTGAGTATGTGCGCCGTGAAGATAATCAGTGCTTTATGAAGGGCAAGCTGCTGACGACAAAGCAGCTGAAACACAATCTGGTTAATAAACACCGCTTTTATGTGGAGTACGATGAGTATTTGCTGGATCGGCCGGTGAACCGGCTTATCCACACAGCTTTGAATAAGGTAGCGGCTTACAGTCGTTCAAACGACAATCAGAAACTGTGCAGAGAACTGATGTTTGCCTTCAGCGACGTTCCTTGCAGTCATCATGTGAAAAATGATTTTGCCGCCATAAACGTCACCCGTGGTATGGATCATTATCAAAAACCTCTGGCCTGGACTCGCCTGATTCTCGAGGGTGTCACACCACTCTCCATGCAGGGCAAGGCAGAAGCTATTTCATTACTGTTCCCTATGGAGGCAGTATTTGAAGCCTATGTAGGCAGCATTCTCCGGAAGCAACTTCAAGCGCCTTACTCGCTCAAAGAGCAAGCCCGTTCACAGTATCTGGTTGAGTTTAACGGTTCCCGCTGGTTCAACCTGAGGCCAGACCTGCTGATCGAGAAAAGCCATAAGCCTGTTATCGTTATGGATACTAAGTGGAAACTGGTGAACAGCCAGAAAGCGAATGGCTCGGAAAAGATGGGCATGTCACAGGCGGACTTCTACCAGATGTTTGCTTATGGACAAAAATATCTGAATGGTCAGGGTGAGCTGGTGCTTATTTATCCAAAAACTGATGCATTTGAAGAGCCAGTGGCGTTTAGTTTTGACTTTAGCGAGCACCTGAAACTCTGGGTTGTGCCTTTTGACATCGCTGATGGGGTTAAGGATGAAGACCGGTTAATTCTCTCCAGAAATTCGCCATTTTTAGATATTTTTTGTTGTGAGCAATGA
- a CDS encoding DUF2002 family protein, with product MKHQDVEKVLKRLGLEEVSRTKKAIGFASAGDLVEVYVNTETKSSSNTLVIQPHYLTQKQDLLNISGVIAGVPPERFSSNYRQFPKKETPKGKENYYGIPFGFSEPSALEEFLDVLGLVVAEPA from the coding sequence ATGAAGCATCAAGACGTTGAAAAAGTGTTAAAGCGTTTAGGACTGGAAGAAGTCAGCCGTACCAAAAAGGCTATTGGCTTTGCCAGTGCGGGGGATCTGGTTGAAGTGTATGTGAATACCGAGACTAAATCCTCCAGTAATACTCTGGTCATACAGCCCCACTATCTTACCCAGAAACAAGATTTACTGAACATTTCCGGGGTGATTGCCGGTGTTCCCCCGGAGCGATTCAGTAGTAATTACAGACAATTTCCGAAGAAGGAAACCCCAAAAGGCAAAGAGAATTATTACGGAATTCCCTTTGGCTTCTCTGAGCCTTCAGCCTTGGAAGAGTTTCTGGATGTGCTTGGTCTGGTTGTAGCAGAACCCGCCTGA
- a CDS encoding McrB family protein, producing MDANEYKPMTSYLLTWNPKHFSLNSDDSEEGLNCQEGDEIRWSCNSKQPVKGDRVYLVRVGDEPRGIVASGTVTQPGYSDVDWKDPDKERLYIKFRLDDLRLENHEGQLPMFVLERQFPKQQWSPQSSGIVVQSDYTDSLKGLWETVKGQHGVETILRWSLDSCDWGQKWIEGYKQIASMAQAIQSSGELSDRNLETLWFTRNNGLASVGVGNLSRAEFDQNKGILKQLTFDIFASPGKATLDSVIRSWKGYGFSRTNYAVINRMLATIAPEQVTTILDARVLTRIQTEFKRLFKLPFSRTGNWFEDNQTLLNAIRPLLTGDWDAYELNTSLWHFYEQLNVTRKTEASEAAPAEQISSNAQSETQEEPIMDKPAGTNTIFYGPPGTGKTYHVVKAAMEAAEPEFAGFNADQREELKAAYDELIETGRIRFVTFHQSYSYEEFIEGLRANTDGTGQVSYAIESGIFKQICQDAQADKSYDSFVLVIDEINRGNISKIFGELITLIEPSKRQGQPEALSVKLPYSKESFSVPGNLHIIGTMNTADRSLAMMDTALRRRFDFREMMPKYSLLDDELAEGVCLGRLLRTMNERIEYLYDREHMLGHAFFMPIIEQESEQERFTTLGNVFKDKIIPLLEEYFFEDWEKIRLVLGDNQKKDETLQFVKKKTVRPQALFGSNYEDEAFGNAGVRYEINEDAFSKPEAFLKVAGKIAEAHENE from the coding sequence ATGGATGCAAATGAGTACAAGCCTATGACATCGTATCTGTTAACTTGGAACCCCAAGCATTTTTCACTGAACAGTGACGATTCGGAAGAAGGTCTGAACTGTCAGGAAGGCGATGAAATTCGCTGGAGCTGTAACAGTAAACAGCCCGTAAAGGGCGACAGAGTTTATCTGGTTCGTGTAGGCGACGAGCCAAGAGGTATTGTTGCCAGCGGAACGGTTACGCAGCCTGGTTACTCTGATGTCGACTGGAAAGACCCTGACAAAGAGCGTCTTTATATCAAATTCAGGCTTGATGACCTTCGTCTTGAAAACCATGAAGGTCAGCTTCCGATGTTTGTACTGGAACGGCAGTTTCCAAAACAGCAGTGGAGTCCACAATCTTCCGGAATTGTTGTTCAGTCCGACTATACGGATAGTCTGAAAGGTCTGTGGGAAACGGTTAAGGGACAACACGGTGTAGAAACCATACTGCGATGGTCTCTGGATTCATGTGACTGGGGGCAGAAGTGGATTGAAGGTTACAAGCAAATCGCTTCAATGGCTCAGGCTATTCAGTCGTCAGGTGAACTATCAGACAGAAATCTTGAAACGCTCTGGTTTACCCGAAATAACGGCCTTGCCAGTGTAGGGGTGGGTAATTTATCCAGAGCAGAGTTTGATCAGAATAAAGGAATTTTGAAACAGCTGACGTTCGACATTTTTGCGTCTCCGGGTAAAGCAACGCTTGATTCGGTCATTAGAAGCTGGAAGGGATATGGCTTCTCCAGAACTAACTATGCCGTTATTAACCGGATGTTAGCAACCATAGCACCCGAGCAGGTAACAACGATTCTGGATGCCAGAGTATTAACCAGAATTCAGACTGAGTTCAAGCGGCTGTTTAAATTACCATTTAGCCGAACAGGTAACTGGTTTGAAGATAACCAGACGCTGCTCAATGCTATTCGCCCTCTGTTAACGGGTGATTGGGATGCTTATGAACTAAATACATCTCTCTGGCATTTTTATGAACAACTTAATGTCACCAGAAAAACAGAGGCAAGTGAGGCTGCACCAGCAGAACAGATCAGTTCAAACGCCCAGAGCGAAACGCAAGAAGAGCCAATCATGGACAAACCTGCTGGTACCAACACTATTTTCTATGGCCCTCCCGGAACCGGGAAAACTTACCATGTTGTTAAAGCAGCAATGGAAGCTGCTGAGCCTGAGTTCGCAGGGTTTAACGCTGACCAAAGGGAAGAACTTAAAGCGGCTTATGATGAACTGATAGAGACGGGGCGCATCCGGTTTGTCACCTTCCATCAAAGCTACAGTTATGAAGAATTTATTGAGGGGCTGCGTGCCAATACTGATGGCACAGGGCAAGTCAGCTACGCCATCGAATCCGGTATATTCAAACAGATATGCCAAGATGCCCAAGCAGATAAAAGTTATGACAGCTTTGTGCTGGTCATTGACGAGATCAACCGGGGCAATATTTCCAAAATATTTGGTGAACTGATTACCCTCATTGAACCCTCGAAACGACAGGGGCAACCAGAAGCCTTGTCCGTCAAGCTGCCTTATTCCAAGGAGTCTTTTTCAGTACCCGGCAACCTTCATATTATCGGTACCATGAATACCGCAGACCGTTCGCTGGCCATGATGGATACGGCATTACGCCGTCGTTTTGACTTCAGAGAAATGATGCCCAAGTACTCACTTCTGGATGATGAACTTGCTGAGGGGGTGTGTCTGGGGCGTCTTCTCAGAACCATGAATGAGCGCATTGAATATTTATACGACCGTGAACATATGCTGGGTCATGCGTTCTTTATGCCAATCATTGAGCAGGAGTCGGAGCAGGAACGATTCACAACATTGGGTAATGTATTCAAGGACAAAATCATTCCATTACTGGAAGAGTATTTCTTTGAAGACTGGGAAAAAATTCGTCTGGTATTGGGTGATAACCAAAAGAAAGACGAAACACTGCAGTTTGTGAAAAAGAAAACCGTCAGACCGCAGGCACTGTTTGGCTCAAACTACGAAGATGAGGCCTTTGGTAATGCGGGTGTGCGCTATGAAATCAATGAGGATGCTTTCAGTAAACCTGAGGCATTTCTAAAGGTTGCAGGCAAGATCGCAGAAGCGCACGAGAACGAATAA
- a CDS encoding sigma 54-interacting transcriptional regulator, whose amino-acid sequence MAKRYFEESSSGQDFLKSGIQTRNNHFNQMIAEIERVALRSKDPILLQGPTGAGKTQLARRIYELKSMRKEIKGSFVPVNCATLKGAGAMSALFGHYKGAYTGAVNHREGYLRHADKGILFLDEIGELGLDEQAMLLHALEEKSFYPLGSDKAVSSDFQLLAGTNRNLRQAVQEGRFREDLLSRIDIWCWRLPALKERLEDMEANIDFELHQHTRSTNKQVRFNKAARERYLNFATTPDALWSSNFRDLNASINRMVTLSEFGRIDEANVVSETERLSSRWHQKEQNPEVELSDYLDEETLVSIDHFDKLQLMSIINVCQQSRTLAEAGRKLFDVSRSQKASVNDSHRLRTYLKKFGLDFKSLTT is encoded by the coding sequence ATGGCAAAGCGCTACTTTGAAGAATCCAGTTCTGGTCAGGATTTTCTGAAGTCCGGCATCCAAACCCGAAACAATCACTTCAACCAGATGATTGCCGAGATCGAACGGGTTGCCCTGCGTTCAAAAGACCCGATTCTGTTGCAAGGCCCTACGGGTGCCGGTAAAACCCAGCTTGCCCGTCGCATCTACGAACTAAAGTCCATGCGAAAAGAGATAAAAGGCAGCTTTGTTCCCGTCAACTGCGCCACGTTGAAAGGTGCCGGAGCGATGTCGGCGCTATTTGGTCATTACAAAGGCGCGTACACCGGCGCGGTTAATCATCGGGAAGGTTATCTCCGACATGCTGACAAAGGCATTCTATTTCTGGATGAAATTGGAGAACTGGGGCTTGATGAACAAGCAATGCTGCTACACGCACTGGAAGAGAAAAGCTTTTATCCACTGGGCAGTGATAAAGCCGTTAGCAGTGACTTTCAACTGCTGGCAGGCACGAACCGCAACTTACGACAGGCGGTTCAGGAAGGTCGCTTTCGGGAAGACTTGTTATCCCGTATCGATATCTGGTGCTGGCGTTTACCTGCTTTGAAAGAGCGGCTTGAAGACATGGAAGCCAATATCGATTTTGAACTGCACCAGCACACCCGCAGCACCAACAAACAGGTACGTTTCAACAAAGCCGCCCGGGAACGCTACCTGAACTTCGCCACAACCCCTGATGCGCTCTGGTCATCCAACTTCCGTGACCTGAACGCCAGCATTAACCGCATGGTGACTCTGAGTGAGTTTGGGCGTATTGATGAAGCTAATGTAGTGTCAGAAACGGAAAGGCTGTCCTCACGCTGGCATCAAAAAGAACAGAACCCTGAGGTTGAGTTAAGCGATTATCTTGACGAAGAAACCCTTGTCAGCATTGACCATTTTGACAAACTTCAACTGATGAGTATCATCAATGTATGCCAGCAGAGTCGTACACTGGCGGAAGCAGGCAGAAAGCTGTTTGATGTGAGTCGTAGCCAGAAAGCCAGCGTGAACGATTCACATCGGCTCAGGACGTATTTGAAAAAATTCGGGTTGGATTTTAAGTCCTTGACAACTTGA
- a CDS encoding helix-turn-helix domain-containing protein: MKTQMELAQALQYHRKAKGMGQKDMRLKIGMSQQQYQRAESGSDLRVSTLLRILEGLDLELQLVPRQKPGRSEAVSFDSDVKAESSWQDFLGDLED; encoded by the coding sequence ATGAAAACTCAGATGGAGCTGGCACAAGCTCTTCAATATCACAGAAAAGCGAAAGGCATGGGGCAAAAGGATATGCGGCTGAAAATCGGTATGTCACAGCAGCAATACCAAAGAGCTGAGTCTGGCAGCGATCTCAGGGTTTCAACACTGCTCCGGATACTGGAAGGCCTGGATCTGGAGTTACAGCTAGTACCAAGGCAAAAGCCCGGCAGAAGTGAAGCTGTTTCTTTTGACTCTGATGTAAAAGCCGAATCTTCATGGCAGGACTTTCTGGGCGATCTGGAGGACTGA
- a CDS encoding helix-turn-helix domain-containing protein: MEVEPKKLFGNRIRELRKAKGISQEALAHLAGIDRGYMGHIERGNRNVTIEKIYQLAHALKVSPRDFF; the protein is encoded by the coding sequence GTGGAGGTTGAGCCAAAAAAGCTATTTGGTAATCGCATTCGTGAGTTACGTAAGGCGAAGGGTATCTCACAGGAGGCTCTTGCCCATTTGGCAGGTATTGATCGTGGCTACATGGGGCATATTGAGCGTGGTAACAGAAATGTAACGATAGAAAAAATTTACCAGTTGGCACACGCCTTAAAAGTTTCGCCTAGAGATTTTTTCTAA